In Clostridium sp. JN-1, one genomic interval encodes:
- a CDS encoding sigma-70 family RNA polymerase sigma factor: protein MDKENEKILNIICEAQNDNEGAMAIILDKYKGFIYKTAVSYYINGNDLNDLIQVCNLALINAVKKYDLKKSPVSSFNSYACRCVSNSLKYSLRKCSVKKNKEKFGTSIYAPVCDDTALIDCISSSQNIENEFISKEEALSLSKAIELLPRDDKDLIKWFYFDRRSLKSYAKYENLTYAAAKKRKQICLLKLKKILTKTY from the coding sequence CAAAGAAAATGAAAAAATTTTAAACATAATATGTGAGGCACAAAATGACAACGAAGGAGCTATGGCTATAATTTTAGACAAATACAAAGGATTTATTTATAAGACGGCAGTTTCCTACTACATAAATGGAAACGATTTAAATGATCTAATTCAAGTGTGTAATTTAGCTCTTATAAATGCTGTAAAAAAATACGATCTAAAAAAGTCACCTGTATCCAGCTTCAATAGTTATGCTTGTAGATGTGTTTCAAACTCACTAAAATATAGTCTTAGAAAATGCAGCGTAAAAAAGAATAAAGAAAAGTTTGGGACAAGCATTTATGCTCCTGTGTGTGATGACACAGCGCTAATTGACTGCATATCTTCAAGTCAAAATATAGAAAACGAATTTATATCAAAAGAGGAAGCCCTATCTTTAAGTAAAGCAATAGAACTTCTCCCTCGTGATGATAAGGATTTGATTAAATGGTTTTATTTTGACAGAAGAAGTTTAAAATCATATGCCAAATATGAAAACTTAACATATGCTGCAGCAAAGAAGAGGAAGCAAATCTGCCTCTTAAAGCTAAAGAAAATACTTACAAAAACATATTGA
- the rfbD gene encoding dTDP-4-dehydrorhamnose reductase gives MKLLVTGAKGQLGRQITSIIENKKSQLGEIDKVYYDVELKGVGSKELDITKLDDVLKLIYDFKPGVIINCAAYTNVDKCETDRDNAFNVNALGARNLAAAAEKVGAKILHVSTDYVFDGTSSLPVNEYEIPHPQSVYGKTKLLGEEYVRESCRKYFIVRTSWLYGNYGKNFVYTIMNAAKDKGHLNVVNDQIGNPTNAEDLAYHILKIILTNQYGIYHCTGNGACSWYDFACKIIEYSKINCIVDYMSSDKLDRAAKRPAYSSLDNMMLRLTVGDEMRPWETALKDFINNIK, from the coding sequence GTGAAATTATTGGTTACTGGTGCAAAAGGACAGCTTGGAAGACAGATAACTTCAATAATAGAAAATAAAAAATCTCAACTTGGAGAGATAGACAAAGTTTATTATGATGTGGAACTCAAGGGTGTTGGATCAAAAGAACTTGATATAACGAAGTTAGATGATGTTTTAAAGTTAATATATGATTTTAAACCAGGTGTAATTATAAATTGTGCAGCGTATACAAATGTTGATAAATGTGAAACAGATAGGGATAATGCATTTAATGTAAATGCACTTGGTGCTAGAAACTTAGCAGCAGCTGCAGAAAAAGTTGGTGCTAAGATACTTCATGTGTCTACCGATTATGTTTTTGATGGAACTTCAAGTTTGCCTGTAAATGAATATGAGATTCCTCACCCTCAAAGTGTATATGGTAAAACTAAACTTTTGGGTGAGGAATATGTTAGGGAGAGCTGCAGAAAGTACTTTATAGTTAGAACATCATGGCTTTATGGAAATTACGGTAAAAATTTTGTGTATACTATAATGAATGCAGCTAAAGATAAAGGACATTTAAATGTTGTAAATGATCAAATTGGAAATCCTACAAATGCTGAAGATTTAGCCTATCATATTCTAAAAATAATACTTACAAATCAATACGGCATTTATCACTGTACAGGTAATGGTGCGTGCAGCTGGTACGATTTTGCATGTAAGATTATAGAATATAGTAAAATAAATTGCATCGTTGATTACATGAGTTCTGATAAATTGGATAGAGCAGCTAAAAGGCCAGCGTATTCTTCACTTGATAATATGATGCTTCGTTTAACTGTTGGAGATGAAATGCGTCCGTGGGAAACTGCCTTAAAGGATTTTATAAATAATATAAAGTAG
- the rfbA gene encoding glucose-1-phosphate thymidylyltransferase RfbA, with protein sequence MKGIILAGGSGTRLYPMTKAISKQIIPVYDKPMIYYPLSVLMLAGIRDILIISTPRDIKAFEELLGDGSQLGLKFQYKIQEKPNGLAEAFILGEEFIGQDKVALVLGDNVFHGYGFTERLERAANRQSGATIFGYHVSNPRDFGVVEFDDNSNVISIEEKPLNPKSNYAVPGLYFYDNDVVDIAKHMTPSKRGELEITDVNLEYLKRDKLKVELFGRGMAWLDTGTPQGLLNAANFVEAVQTRQGLYVACIEEIAYRKGFISKEQLEKLAKPLQKVDYGKYLLNLIKGEAKINSNCRD encoded by the coding sequence ATGAAGGGAATAATACTTGCAGGGGGATCTGGTACAAGACTTTATCCAATGACTAAGGCAATTTCCAAACAAATAATTCCAGTGTATGACAAACCAATGATATATTATCCACTTTCGGTACTCATGCTTGCAGGAATAAGAGATATACTTATCATATCAACACCAAGGGACATAAAAGCATTTGAAGAACTTTTGGGGGATGGAAGTCAGCTTGGATTAAAATTTCAATATAAGATTCAAGAAAAGCCTAATGGACTTGCAGAGGCATTTATACTTGGAGAAGAATTTATTGGACAAGATAAAGTTGCACTTGTGCTTGGAGATAATGTTTTTCATGGATATGGTTTTACAGAGAGACTTGAAAGAGCAGCAAATAGGCAAAGTGGAGCTACCATTTTTGGATATCATGTAAGTAATCCAAGAGATTTTGGAGTAGTTGAATTTGACGACAACTCAAATGTTATTTCAATTGAAGAAAAACCATTGAATCCAAAATCTAATTATGCTGTTCCAGGACTTTATTTTTATGATAACGATGTAGTAGATATAGCAAAACACATGACTCCTTCAAAGAGAGGAGAACTTGAGATAACAGATGTAAATCTTGAGTATTTAAAAAGAGACAAGCTTAAAGTTGAACTATTTGGAAGGGGAATGGCATGGCTTGATACAGGAACTCCACAAGGTCTTTTAAACGCAGCAAACTTTGTTGAAGCAGTTCAAACAAGGCAAGGTCTTTATGTTGCTTGCATAGAAGAAATAGCATATAGAAAAGGATTTATAAGTAAGGAGCAGCTTGAAAAGCTTGCAAAACCACTTCAAAAGGTTGACTATGGTAAATACCTTTTAAATTTAATCAAAGGTGAAGCAAAAATAAATTCAAACTGCAGGGACTGA